AATGATtacaaatttatttataaaacagagCTTGTAAACTGACATAAAGTACTATGTTTCACCACCTggttctcttctgttttctgttacatttaaataattctgaCTGTCTTCCACACTGTTCACAAACCACATCATGTTTTTTGGTACATGTTACTGGGTATTCCACTGAGTAGCTAATCCACACCACTTACCAGCTACAAAATATAAGCAACagtgcttctgctgcagctcttggcACATGAACAGTCATAGCTCAACTTTccactgtaataaaaataaacaccaaaagcTAATCTAGCAACCTAGTATGCATGTTTTTGAAAAGATGAAGCTGAAAACCTATCCCTTGTGATTGAATGAGGTTTATGATAATAagcttttcccctttttaataCATAGATAACATACCCTTCTTTGAAAAGAAGTATCATACTGTTGTTATAATGTGAAAGGAATGCAAGACTAAAGGTgtatttaaaacactgaaaagggATAATTTTATGAAGTTCTGAACATGTCGTGACAATTACCAGAATCCAGGATTTAAAGTCCACTTGCCCTCACACTAAGTCAAATCCCTGATACTACAATTATTAAACAGGATGCTCAAGTTGCAATGACCAAGCCATAACACACTTCAGGTGTTTGTAACTTTTTGTTGTAAAATACACAGTGTGCTGGGATTTTTGGTGAGTAATTATTCTTATGATTGcatactattttaaaaaatggtttttgtAGTCTGGGTATTTGTAACATGAGAGAAATATCAAGctaaatggaaaaattatgaagaaaattgcTCTCAAATTAGAGAAGCTGCACTTATTTGGTGCAGGATTCTCAGTTATATCAGTGAATGCATTCAGAATCTTTCAGTTTGTTATTTTATCTCCCACAAAACCAGAGGCTTAGAACacaaaaactgctgaaataacATCTTTCCACTTGCACTTTTTTCTTGTCCATTTTCATTCTGCTTGAGTTAACACCACTGCTCCACTGCTccaaattcctcttttcttgtTCCCACCATAAGGTATTTACACAGATCTATCACAACTTCTCCCACACATTATATTTTGCAAAGATAGCTTTCTATATAAAGCAAAAAGATGTTTCTCTCTTTGGAAATACTGTAGCTCCTAGTCAGAATTCTGAAACAAAGGTGATCTCAGCACCATACAGAAATAGTTTCATCAAGTTCTCTTGTATCAGCTTTTACTCTGCCCCTCCCTACAAAAAAAGTACGCGATGGAAATTATCTGAAGAAACAACCTGCATTTTCTCACATCCACATCACAACAGGGTGTTAATTACTGGGGTATCAACCATTATGGATTTTTCccacctttttaatttttgcagctgAGAAGACTCCAAACTATGACAATAAGGATGATGCTCTAATGGTTCAAGACTAAATCGCAGCTTAATATATTTAATTCCATTTCAATTTTTCCAGCACGTAAGTAAACAAATACTGATCCTGCTTAATACTGACAATGCCCTCAGCTCCAGGCACCACCAGACAGCTTGGATATGAATCCACTAACTCTaaatcacagcactgctgtttcAACTACTGATGCAtgtgaaataaaaccatttgACAAGAatgctgtaaaagaaaaatggcaacTAATGTCTTACCTTGTTCTAAGAGCCACCCAAGCAGCATCAATGTCAGCATATAGATTCTTCTCTGTTGGCTTCCCAGAACTTGCACCATATCCAGAATAATCATAGGAGAATATGTTGCAATTAATCCGTGAACCCAGTCCTATATAAAAGCTACTCATTTGACCCAGGTCAACAGCATTTCCATGTGAGAAGAGCAAAGTGTACTTGGCATTAGGCGAGCAACGTACGAACATACAGGCAATCCTGTTGCCTTTACATGTTCTAGTCATGAAGCACTCAATGGCATCTTTTTCTCTGGAAGAATATTGCCAGTCTGCTCGCTCTGAGAGATGTAAAGTCCAGCGACTACCACTCTCATCACACATCAGTGTGTATGTGGGATCAGGAGGTAAGAATGCCAGCTTGGAGGCAATTTTCCCTGGGCATGGTGGACAACAGAACAGGCAACACAGCTCACTAAAGGAAAGATTATTCATCTTCTAGTCTGAAATTGGAAGAAAGACTGTATCAGTTTCCAGGCACAAtgtgatattaaaaaaaacccaaattaaaaaaaatgtaaacataatGCCTCTACAAAATAATGAATAACTTTTGAAcatttaacaaaacaaatactTAGAGATATAACTTTGATATActaagatatatatatatatgcatatttcCATATAATATCTAATTTGATATTAGTTACTTCACAATGAGTACATTATTAAAGAGGAGTATATAACTTTAAAGCTCTGCTAGACATCAAAAGTAAAACACGTTTACTCAGGGAAAGAGCAAGTatgaattttgaaatttctttggAGGAAATTAAGTGCCTTATCTTAAGACATTAAGAAAAGAATTCTTCCCATTGAAAAATACATATGTGATAATGAACAACTAATATATGTTACAGAGTTGCAGCATGCTAAGGTTATGCAGATTTCTGCAACTAAAAATCACTACAGCATTCCCTAAATACAAATAATGTGTACTGCAGTCATGAGGTATGGACTCCTGCAAGCGCTATCAGAAGTACAAAGAGTGCATGAAGGTCAAAACTTAGAAGACAAAACAAGATGATGCTTCTGGCTTAGCAAACACTGTAGAGCTTTGGTACACAAAAATGTAGCCATAAATTTATCTTTGCACCTCATATCTGCTGATCTAAATGTTTTGAAAACCTTCAAAGAAACTCTTAGCTCTTCAGACATAGGAATTGGGATTGTATAAATAACAAAACTGGGTTGTTTtttagtgttgttttttttttttttttgctttaaggAACACATCTCAAACTAATTACTCTATCACAGATATTTCTTAAAGCAACAATCTATAGCACCAATTCAAAGCATTGGTTTTAACAGCGgggtggaggaaaaaaaaagagtaaacaCACCTGTACCTAAAGCAAGCCAGATAAAGATACAGTTGCCCTTAAAGTAGACATTGTGCACTCCTAATTTAGAACAGTGAGAAGGGACAGGGGAAAACCTTCCttgcagaaatactttttctcgAAGATAAGAAGAGCAATGAAATTTGACAAACCAGCACACAAAAGATAAGCATTTGCGTTACTTTCCTTGTGTTAAGGCATCTGACATTTCATCTTAACTCAAACAACTTTTTCATACCAAATCTATCTACAAGTCTATATCCTGACAGTTCCCTGTGAACATAAACACTTAGAATTTTGCCTACTGGCTTTGACTCAAGCTGCAAGACAAGCAGATTTCAGTTGTCTACCATGTAACATGCTGTTCCAGAAGTATTTGGGTCATCCAACAATAAAATCTTACTGCTAACTCTGACACCTAACAATATTTAGATACTTCAAATTTTGTCCTTAAATTTGTACAGAAGCATAGTTTTCATgtgtaaatttctttttaaaaaagcttcaAGGACAGTGCTGCAAAAACACTTTAATGGATATTACAGAACAACTGTCCGTATATTTTTGGTTGTGTGAATGGTCTCTTCCTTGCAGTATGAAAACATACTGCAAACAGTGTTACATGGACCCTGCTTTTAGAGCAATGAAAACAGGCACACTGAGACAGTCTGACAAACAGCATGAGCATTCTTGGAACACTACAGAAAAAGAGGGCACAAAAAAGACTGCCACAGCTAACAGTTTTCACCCCAGGTCCctaattttcttcaaaacagaggGAAACCACAGATGTTTAGACATGGGACACCTTAAACACCAGTTTAGAGGATATGGCAGGAAGCCTGATCAGCTCCCATAAGAAGGTAGATAGGCTCTTAAAGAAAATCCTAAATAAAAGACCATATTCCTGCCAGCTAAAGTAACAATAATCTTGTGTATTAGCATAATTAGTCACTCATATTTGGAATAACTCATCCCTGTCAGATGAGATTATGTGAACATTAAGATTCAGTTATACCCAAAAGTCAGGATAAGTGGAAGGAGTCTATGGAGGAAGTCAAAGTATTAGCAAAACGTTGGGATTGCcttatgcaaaaaaacccaccactaTTTTAGGGAGGGAGGGGGGTGTGTATTTGTTCCCTTCTTTACTTCTCTTATAGTTATGAGCACCAAAGAAGCAACTTCTTTCACCTCTACTTAATGAGTTCATCTTTACAGTCCAGAGAAGCTCTAGTGATGAATCAACATGCTTTTTTTCAAACCACTTCTATTTCTATAATAAACTATTACATGGATCTGTTCTGAGTGAGTGTTCTCACCTTTACGAAACACTGAAGATGAAGTTAGATATTATTCTTTATTCTAAAggtgattattattttttgtgaaaaaaatgaaagaatttgtACCTCCAAAAGTGAGATATAAATAGTTTGttctgcacaggagcagcagattgCACTCTATACCAGCATACAATGATAGCTACagaatttcttatttattcCAAACCCACTTGTCAGAAAGAATTAGAACAGCAGTTTACATTATTTATAAGTATAAACAGCTCAGCAATACTACAAATATGATCTCAtgccaaaaatatttgctatttaCCAAAGTAATTTCAGAAGGCTGGAAACTGGCCTGAGGGATTCACACACAGGGCAGCACTGCAGTAAACCACAGTGAATCAGCTGATGTTTTGGTACTGTCCCCCAAGATAGCTTAAATGTGCTAAAAATGGGCTGTCACCAGATATGGCAAATGACACGCTGAAGACCACAGATGAAGTATTATTCTTTCCCTGTGCTATACTAATGCAGGCTTTACATATTGATCTTTTAATCCAATGGAAAATATGCctactgaaacaaaacattctGATTCCAGAGTTATTCTCCAACTAAATAATGGCTAACATCAcctcttttctttaaaacaaatacatgcTACTTTCTTCACTCAGAGGACCCAAGAAAAACAGCAGGTCACTAACTGAACCAACTTGACACAAAACACCTACCAAACTTCCAGAGGAGAACAGTTccaacaaaatgcaaacactaTTTCTATTATACTGGAACTGGTTTGTCATTCACTGTGATTGATTGTATTCACGTGAGAGTGTGAATAAGCTGGATGTGTGCTTTATCTGTATTCTTCATGAAGCTGAGGCAAAAACAACTCTGACCAGATTACTTTAAGCATATGGTTCCACAAGTACAGATGAGTAACTTTAATGGGACTCATTTGACTAAGATGTGTTGTGAATACCTAAGGTATAGTCTAACACCTCCTGAGCACGTATGATGTAAATCTCTGCGCTCATTACAGCATCATCAGATTCTGAGATCAACACATCCCAACAACACAACTATCTCACCTTCTACTTGGCATTTCAGAAGTAATAAAAATGCCAGTACTGTTCTGCAAACAGAGTTCCTACACCTGGTAAAATATACTGACAACACAAggaatacaataaaaaatacatatccCCTTTAAAATTATACTGCATTTTTCATAGTAATTAAGTACAaagattctgtgaaaaaaatggaaaaaactctTCTATTGCAGCAACAGAGGCTAGGAAATAAAACAGACCCAAGTTGTATTACTTGCCCCTTCTGGGATagcttttaaaaggaaagcCAGAGCATTTTATCAATTTTATCTCTTTAACTCTCTTATGAATAAAGACCTAACATATAAAATTACAAACATAAATTGCCCATAGGCAGTGATTTCAATTCATTCTGTGGCAATTAGCCTTCTCATAAAGGCTGACAGAATGGGCAAAATGTCTATTTAATCTTAAAGAACACCTCAAGTATTTATCTTGTGATTCCTAGGATAACACAAATGTAGTCTTTTCATGTAAGCAATAATTCCTTCCTCCTATCTCTGTACATAATAACAAGAAAGTGAAACctattatttacatattttaatagTTCACTATGTATTAGTCTCAAAAGCAGCCCAACCCTCGCAAACACTTATCTAGGAATCTTGtatttacattaaataaaaattattctaattgTTTATTTAACTTAAATTGCCTATTTCATGCAAACTATTCACAAGAACAAAGTCAAACTCATAAATATAGCTGCTGGTTTGAAACTAAGTGTGGTTCAAACCATAACGGGCAAGATATTaaaattgttgggttttttttttgtttggttgctATTTATGTGTATTTTGGTTGTGGGGTTGTTGTTTGGTATTGGGgtgtttcttttccatctttacTGTTTATTATATACTGCTGAAACAAGAAATTCTTAAGTATCTTCCCTCACATTTTCACTGAATGCAATACAATGAAAAACTGAGTTTGAGCCACTACATTTGAGTTCAATCCAGTACCAATATTTACTTCAACACCTGTGTAATACTAAAAATGGAACAGAGGGTTATGGACATCCTTTAACTAGCCCAACAGTTAAAGCAACAAAATGtccactgagaaagaaatcaTTACTGCCTGATTAAGTACCACATAAAAGGATTAAGAGAATATTAAGAAAGAATACACAGTAAGTCCAGAAAACAATACAAAGCAAGTTTATTAAATTACGAAAAAGCTATACTAAGAAATACTGTGATCTTACTATTTAAGGTAGTTTTCAAAGGACAAAGTATActacaggaaaacagagaaagctgACAGAACCAAAACTTTACTTGGGTTAATTTGACTCTAAACAAATAAACACCCCTGCAAGTTTCACAAACTCTAGGTATCTTAATTTACACAAAGAGATATCACTTATTCTCTGCTTGTTACTTTGTACGTATCAAAAACCAACGGCACAgttgaaaaaagaaagggaacacaggaaacactgaaaaatccaGACATTCATTATCGCCCGAAGAACAAACTAAACCTCTAAAGGTTCCAGATAGACTACTGCGAGATTAAGTCGATTACATAATGCCTTGCATGCTCCGAGCAGACCCCgtcccccggccctgccctgctaAAACCACCCGCGGCTGCCCGGCGCTGAAGCCCCGGCGCGTTTCCGCCCCGGGCCGGCCGGCCACCAGCACGGCGCTCCGCCTTAACACCGCTCCGCGTTCAGGTGCTTCGACTCCGATTTCCGCGGCCGCGAACTTTCCTAGTTAACTACTGACCAAATACTTCAAATTTTTATATTAACAATACCTGAGAGCAATGTTGAGGCCAGCGTCACTCCCACCCTCAACAGCAGAAGCTGAAGGGATAAATTCAACCAGGCTGGCGGGAATTAAATTGACTTCTCAGCTGTCCGCATCTGAAAGGGGTTCCGCCAAAGTCCTCAGCAGTGATTCACGGGCACTGTGTGAAGCCGCGAAAAGCCAGATTTTAACAAGCGTGTCACAAGTCGGGACGCCCATTTCCAACAAAGGAATCCGGGCAAGACCACGGAGCCGGAGCACCGGGACAGATCACCCACAGCACCCGGGCACCCTGAGGCAGGCGACACGGCCGCAGAGCCCCGAGCCCAGGACACAGGGCGCGGGCAGgagggcggccggggccggcaGCTCCCCGCCCGGCTGGTGCCGGAGAGCGAagccgcgccgcccgccgctcTGAGGAACcgccggcggcggccgcgggcccTTCCGCTCGCCCCAGGGCCGGCACACGCCTGCGCCAGGCGGCGCGGACGGGCCGCGGCTCTGAGCGGGGGAAGAGCCACGGACGGACCTACGAGGAGGAAACAACTCGCCCACACACCGCGGCAGCGGATCACCCGCACACCGTCCATCTCCGCAACGCCGGGGGAGGACAGCCCCTACCTGCAGCTGGCGCTCCGCTTGGCGGCCCCGCGCTCTCCCGACCGCAGGGTCGGCGGGCTGTGCGGAAGCCCGCTGTGCTGAGTAACGGCGAGgcgaggggaggggaggggaggggaggcgGGGGAGGCGGCGGAGGCTGCCGTcagcgccccggccccggccggaGAACGCGCGGCCCTGGCAGCGCTGAGCCCGCCCCGCGCAGCCTCCAGAGCGGCGCCGGCCTCGCCCCGCCCGCAGACTGCACCGGCGCGGGGGGCGaccggggcggggccgcgcgggcCGCGAAGCCAATGGGAGCGCCGCGGCGGCGGGCCCGCGGAGCCAATGGGAGCGCGGCGAGGGTGGGGCCAGGGGCGGGGTCCGGGGCGGGCGGGCCCGCGGAGCCAATgggagcgcggcgggggcggggcccggggcgggTGGCCGCGGAGCGGTtccggggcggcggcggccggaaTGAGCTCGGAGCGGGGGAACGTGTCGCGGACGCGGCCCCAGCGCCACCAGAACGCGCGCGCCTTCCAGAACGACAAGTACGACACCAGCGCCAGGCTCAAGGTAGGCGGGGGCGGCCCGGGTCAGAAGCCGCCCCTCTGCAGGGGGCGCAGCGCTTAGGGCCGGAGCGGCGGGAGGGGTTTCTTGCCGAAAGCGTGGGCAGGTCCCCTATGAGTCCTGAAGccgtgccctgtccctgtgagGCCCGGTGCCAGGTCCTGAAAGGCTTGGGGATGGCAGAGGAAGTCACGCGGCAGTGGATGCCAGGCGCCGTTTCGGTAGTGGAGATATCTCTGTCCCGGGCCCGCCCGCACCAGGCAcagtcctgctgggagagaACCGTAACAAGGCATTTTAGACAGGTGTCACTGTAGGCAAATGTATAGTGAAACTTGAATCATACTTACGACCTAAAAGGACCTAGTTAAACCAAAGAATTATTAcgaggaagaatgaaaaaagtgCTTGTGTTTGTGTAGTGTGTGCAGTAATTAAATGCTCCATGGTGCGTTATCCATATGGCTTCTTGAAAGGTGTTTGGTCTTCTCAAAGTTGATGACTATGTCATCGTAACTCAGAAATCTTGTTTTGAGAGCTTAGTTTGAATGACTTTCCCCCatcacacagaaacacacagcttCAATCTGCATACTTTTAAGATAACTTTCATTgtactttcttttaaaaaagtacaTTGT
The genomic region above belongs to Sylvia atricapilla isolate bSylAtr1 chromosome Z, bSylAtr1.pri, whole genome shotgun sequence and contains:
- the ABHD17B gene encoding alpha/beta hydrolase domain-containing protein 17B, giving the protein MNNLSFSELCCLFCCPPCPGKIASKLAFLPPDPTYTLMCDESGSRWTLHLSERADWQYSSREKDAIECFMTRTCKGNRIACMFVRCSPNAKYTLLFSHGNAVDLGQMSSFYIGLGSRINCNIFSYDYSGYGASSGKPTEKNLYADIDAAWVALRTRYGIRPENVIIYGQSIGTVPSVDLAARYESAAVILHSPLTSGMRVAFPDTKKTYCFDAFPNIDKISKITSPVLIIHGTEDEVIDFSHGLALFERCQRPVEPLWVEGAGHNDVELYGQYLERLKQFVSQELLNL